Sequence from the Hallerella porci genome:
GCGATGCGCCGTGTGAAAAAGTTTGCCCGACGGGAGCTGCCGTTGCAAGCCCAGACGGATTTTCGGCAATGGTTTATCCGCGTTGCATTGGGACGCGTTTCTGCGGGGCGAATTGTCCATTGCACGCGCGAAAATTCAATTATACAAGCGCCGAAGAAAATGGATTCGCTTATAAATTCAATGCCGAAGTTCCGTTACGTCCGCAAGGCGTGATGGAAAAATGTTCGCTTTGCATTCAGCGTTTACAAAATGCGAGAATTCGTGCGAAAACTTGGGGCGAAAATTGGGACGGTTCTGGAGTTAAAACCGCTTGTGCAGAAGCGTGTCCGAATCGAGCGATTATTTGCGGAAATTGGTTGGATGCAGATTCGGAACTCGTGCGTGCAACGCGTGGACGAATTCTGTATGCGCCGAAAGCGATTGCGGATTTTTCGCCCGCTGTCGTTTATCTTTTGGGGAAACTATGAA
This genomic interval carries:
- a CDS encoding 4Fe-4S dicluster domain-containing protein → MKISRATFLKLMAGMSALFSLVSCRRMRPIPENFHRVSVKPDLKLFEEEIAIASKNTPTNENLVRISRPGAHPKFPHADVRFGMAIDLEKCNGCGKCALACMVENNVPRVNEDESKRGRFMHWLEMRGDIPVMCAHCGDAPCEKVCPTGAAVASPDGFSAMVYPRCIGTRFCGANCPLHARKFNYTSAEENGFAYKFNAEVPLRPQGVMEKCSLCIQRLQNARIRAKTWGENWDGSGVKTACAEACPNRAIICGNWLDADSELVRATRGRILYAPKAIADFSPAVVYLLGKL